One window from the genome of Nicotiana sylvestris chromosome 9, ASM39365v2, whole genome shotgun sequence encodes:
- the LOC104210213 gene encoding uncharacterized protein: MNWTKENKHMLIEYTLKSTSESPSTLNVAPFEDQIVLISTIPSQSTAQSFYVEGEISLPSEFQFFFVLLCSECQHLARIKRKKKVLCINCKLERMLIPRCEFEVEITDESGTITTMVSDKVAETMLSMTAEKVYETTIAQKQLLPVEHIREHLLNKLFKIHLQKRLLRTPDRPPGTFAIISYTQKQTVFDSAQSSTSTTIGEGNKRKVQSITSAEANRTPSAQDGNPTKKPLIDSTSRRQK, translated from the exons ATGAATTG GACAAAGGAGAACAAACATATGCTAATTGAATACACTCTCAAAAGTACATCAGAATCGCCTTCGACACTAAATGTTGCACCTTTTGAAGACCAAATAGTTCTCATTTCAACCATTCCTTCACAGTCCACT GCACAAAGTTTTTATGTTGAAGGAGAAATATCATTACCAAGTGAGTTCCAATTTTTCTTCGTACTTCTATGCTCTGAGTGTCAACATCTAGCACGAATCAAGCGCAAAAAGAAAGTTCTTTGTATCAACTGCAAGCTAGAGAGAATGCTGATTCCAAG ATgtgaatttgaagttgaaatcacaGACGAGAgtggaacaataacaacaatggTGTCAGACAAAGTAGCTGAAACAATGCTTTCAATGACAGCAGAGAAAGTATATGAAACTACCATTGCCCAG AAACAGTTGTTACCTGTTGAGCATATCAGAGAGCACTTGCTAAACAAGCTGTTCAAAATTCATTTACAAAAAAGACTACTTCGAACACCAGATAGACCACCTGGCACCTTTGCTATCATATCTTACACGCAAAAACAGACTGTGTTCGACTCGGCACAGTCTTCAACATCAACTACTATTGGTGAGGGAAATAAAAGAAAGGTACAATCCATCACTTCTGCAGAAGCAAATCGCACTCCATCGGCACAAGATGGAAACCCAACCAAGAAACCACTCATAGACTCAACAAGTCGTCGGCAAAAATAG
- the LOC104210215 gene encoding probable fructokinase-4 has product MHHHANISLKPPSSSNSATLTHHHAFLSPNLFPQNPNYVVHPLRKKLRCSNFNCKGLEITVPKLRPNSLNNGDDKFRSVTAVKDVDIATLGNLCIDIVLNVPQLPPKPLDQRKAYMEQLSKSPPDKRYWEAGGNCNVAIAAARLGLHCITIGHVGDEIYGRFLIDVLSDEGISIVGMNEQSEVLNLPSSDYETLLCWVLVDPLQRHGFCSRADFNVDPAFNWMNKLSTEVKMAIRQSKILFCNGYDFDELSPNLLESAIECAVESGTSIFFDPGPRGKSLLAGRPEEKRALGKLLRMSEVLLLTSEEAVSLTGIDDPILAGQELLKNGACTKWVIVKMGPKGSILITKSSITCAPGFKVNIIDTVGCGDSFVAAIAFGFIHDLPLSYTLTLANAVGAATAMGCGAGRNVASLRKVLELLKESNLNEDDKFWDEVLNDKVNTQDLTVLSKLVINGNHQVNRVSVQKVVSELLPKLESAPAKKVAVPSKR; this is encoded by the exons ATGCATCATCACGCCAACATATCCCTCAAACCACCTTCTTCTTCCAATTCTGCAACCCTTACCCACCACCATGCCTTTTTATCTCCAAACCTATTTCCCCAAAACCCTAATTATGTAGTTCACCCACTCAGGAAGAAGCTTCGTTGTTCCAATTTCAATTGCAAAGGCCTTGAAATTACCGTCCCTAAACTCCGCCCTAACTCTCTCAACAATGGCGATGACAAATTCAGAAGCGTCACTGCTGTCAAAGATGTTGATATTGCCACTCTTGGGAATCTCTGTATCGATATTGTTCTCAATGTCCCTCAATTACCTCCTAAGCCTTTAGACCAGCGCAAGGCTTATATGGAACAGTTATCCAAATCCCCTCCCGATAAG CGGTATTGGGAGGCAGGTGGAAACTGTAATGTGGCTATAGCAGCTGCAAGGCTTGGCCTTCACTGTATCACAATTGGCCATGTTGGCGATGAAATATATGGACGCTTCCTCATTGATGTGCTTAGTGATGAGGGGATTAGTATTGTTGGGATGAATGAGCAGAGTGAAGTACTTAATCTTCCAAGTTCTGACTATGAAACACTACTATGCTGGGTGTTAGTGGACCCTTTGCAGAGACATGGTTTTTGCAG TCGTGCAGATTTTAATGTGGATCCTGCATTCAATTGGATGAACAAACTATCTACTGAGGTAAAGATGGCCATTAGACAATCGAAGATCCTGTTTTGCAATGGTTATGACTTTGATGAGCTCTCCCCGAACCTTCTTGAATCTGCTATTGAGTGTGCTGTTGAATCTGGGACATCTATCTTTTTTGACCCTGGACCACGAGGTAAGAGCCTTCTTGCAGGAAGACCTGAAGAAAAAAGAGCACTTGGCAAGTTGTTGAGGATGAGTGAAGTGCTTCTCCTGACTTCAGAGGAG GCAGTATCTTTAACTGGTATTGATGACCCAATCTTGGCGGGCCAGGAGTTGCTCAAGAATGGAGCTTGTACTAAGTGGGTGATTGTTAAGATGGGCCCGAAGGGTTCAATTTTAATCACCAAATCAAGCATAACTTGTGCACCTGGTTTCAAG GTCAATATTATAGATACTGTGGGCTGTGGAGATAGTTTTGTGGCTGCAATTGCATTTGGCTTCATACATGACTTGCCTTTGAGTTATACGTTAACCCTTGCGAATGCGGTGGGCGCTGCAACTGCTATGGGGTGTGGTGCTGGTAGAAATGTTGCCAGTTTGAGGAAGGTCCTGGAACTATTGAAGGAATCAAATTTGAACGAGGATGATAAGTTTTGGGATGAAGTACTGAATGATAAAGTGAACACTCAGGATTTAACTGTGCTGTCAAAATTGGTTATAAATGGTAACCATCAGGTGAACCGTGTCTCCGTTCAAAAGGTGGTATCAGAACTGCTACCTAAGCTTGAATCTGCACCAGCAAAGAAGGTTGCGGTTCCTTCAAAGAGATGA
- the LOC104210212 gene encoding flowering locus K homology domain-like — translation MADENFEQPEMGNLHDTENVDNRDGAQFNNNLNGTDNGHGSDHVHDADHVHDADHVHDTVHVHDADHVHTTDNVNHADHVQDAGNVHGTEDVHNMDAIHDSDAIHGVDNAPEETHPSEEVQVARIDSGASEEKRWPGWPGENVYRMLVPSQKVGGIIGRRGEYIKKTCEETKARIKVLDGPPGTTERAVMISAKEEPSLSIPPAMDGLLKVHKRIVDVDTDSTSAPPGAGRPVTTRLLVAASQAGSLIGKQGSTIKFIQDTSHCTIRVIGEEHLPIFALPDDSVVEIQGEPAGVHKAVEMIASHLRKFLVDRSVIGVFEMQMQMPNARPNQNMPPSGPSQSWAPPPSGFPANAGGGPGFGLNPQYMLPPRQFDSYYPPVDMPPFEKQPRQAPPLYGRDVSMGTHGTNVQTQQSMVTKVTQNMQIPLSYADAVIGTSGSNISYIRRTSGASIAIQETRGVPDEMTVEITGSASQVQTAQQLVQNSIADAASSMQNTAAGPPSQGYNPYSQGPVYTSSSGTGHTPAGDYGSIYGSSYGY, via the exons ATGGCTGACGAAAATTTTGAGCAACCTGAGATGGGTAACTTGCATGACACAGAAAACGTGGATAATAGGGACGGTGCTCAATTCAACAATAATTTGAATGGCACAGATAATGGCCATGGCTCTGATCATGTACACGATGCTGATCACGTGCACGACGCAGATCACGTGCACGACACAGTTCACGTGCACGACGCAGATCATGTGCACACCACAGATAACGTGAACCATGCAGATCATGTGCAAGATGCTGGTAATGTCCATGGTACAGAGGACGTGCATAACATGGATGCTATTCATGATTCAGATGCTATTCATGGTGTGGATAATGCACCTGAGGAGACTCATCCTTCTGAAGAGGTACAAGTTGCTCGAATTGATTCAGGAGCCAGCGAAGAAAAACGATGGCCTGGCTGGCCAGGAGAAAATGTTTACAGGATGTTAGTTCCTTCTCAGAAGGTTGGTGGTATCATTGGCCGCAGAGGAGAGTATATTAAAAAGACCTGTGAGGAGACAAAAGCTCGCATTAAGGTTCTTGATGGTCCTCCTGGGACCACTGAAAGAGCT GTGATGATATCTGCCAAAGAAGAGCCAAGCCTATCAATTCCGCCTGCTATGGATGGTCTTTTGAAGGTTCACAAGCGGATTGTTGATGTAGACACTGATTCAACTAGTGCTCCACCAGGCGCTGGTAGGCCAGTCACTACAAGACTACTTGTGGCAGCCTCACAGGCTGGAAGCTTGATTGGGAAGCAGGGTTCCACTATTAAGTTTATTCAAGATACATCTCATTGCACCATCCGAGTAATTGGAGAAG AGCACCTTCCAATTTTTGCCCTTCCTGATGATAGTGTTGTTGAGATACAAGGAGAGCCTGCCGGGGTGCATAAAGCAGTTGAAATGATTGCTTCACATCTCAGGAAATTTTTAGTTGATCGTAGTGTCATTGGGGTATTTGAGATGCAA ATGCAAATGCCAAATGCTCGTCCAAACCAGAACATGCCTCCATCTGGACCTTCTCAGTCATGGGCCCCTCCACCATCCGGTTTTCCCGCGAATGCTGGGGGTGGACCTGGTTTTGGGCTCAACCCTCAGTATATGCTGCCTCCACGGCAATTTGATAGTTATTACCCACCGGTAGACATGCCTCCTTTCGAAAAGCAGCCCCGTCAGGCCCCCCCTCTTTATGGTAGAGATGTTTCAATGGGAACTCATGGTACAAATGTGCAAACACAACAATCCATGGTTACAAAG GTCACCCAAAACATGCAAATTCCCTTGTCCTATGCCGATGCTGTCATTGGGACCTCTGGTTCAAATATTAGCTATATTCGTCGGACCAGTGGTGCATCTATTGCAATCCAGGAAACAAGGGGTGTTCCGGATGAGATGACTGTTGAGATAACGGGATCTGCATCACAGGTGCAAACAGCGCAGCAATTAGTTCAG AATTCTATTGCTGATGCTGCCAGCTCAATGCAGAACACTGCCGCTGGACCACCTTCCCAAGGCTATAATCCATATTCTCAAGGTCCTGTATACACTTCATCTAGTGGCACTGGCCATACACCTGCCGGGGATTATGGTTCCATTTATGGATCCAGCTATGGTTATTGA